AATACACAATCAAGATGTAAAAAGCTGTCTGTGAATGGAACAGCAATCACTTCATAGTTAGGCAGCAAGCTTTGAAGATGATTAATGGCTTGTTCATTTGTGCGATTGCTGACACCGACATAAATGGTCGAGCCGTCAATCAGCACATCACCGCCTTCAATCTTGTCACTGTTTAATTTCGTAAAAGAAATTTCCTGCTCGTTCAGCCAGTTTAACAGAACATGCTCTTCTCCTTTACGGACATCATGCCCCATTTTCGCAACGAACATTTGATCACCAAGTGTAAAGCCGATATCCCTAGTAAATACCTGTTCAGGGAATTGCTTCTCAGCAGGAAGGAGCACAACTTCAATGCCTTCAGCTTTCAAAGCTTCAACAAAGCCTTGATGCTGTTTAACAGCTAATTCTGTATCAATATTTTCTTTCATATACTGCTTTTGGATCGCATTTATTGGTTCTTTAATAGTCATATATAATGGAGATGTTAAAATCACTTTTTTTAATGGGGCATATTCGCTGTGGCTCCCAATCAACAATTGATCATTCTTCATATTAATCCTCCATTTTTTAAGTTTTGGGCAATCCATTCACAAGCTGACAAAATAAGCTTTTAAGCGTTTAAAATAAATTTTTCGACCGCTTTGGCAACTCCGTCATTATTGTTTGTATCTGTTACATAATCGGCTATAAGCTTAATGTCGTCAGGAGCGTTGCCCATTGCAATGCCAAGACCTGCAAATTCAATCATTGCGGCATCATTATAGCTGTCTCCCATTGCGATAACTTCTTCTCTTGTGATGCCAAGGCGATCAATCAATAATGATAGGCTTGTGCCTTTAGTAACACCTTTCTCCGTGAATTCAAGGAAAAACGGTTTGGAGCGCATAACACTCAGTTGCTCTGAAAGTTCTGTCTGTAATACTTTCTCCACATTTTTCAGAATATCCTCTTCTTTAACCATTAATACCTTTACAACAGGGTCTTTTATGTAATCAACAAAGTTAGGCACAGCTTTGATTGGCAGCCCAGTTATTTGTGCTTCAATCTCCGTAAATGGATTGTTTTCTTCTGTCACAATAGTATCGCCAACATATGTATGAAGCCAAACCTTTTCTCTTTTACTCAATTCAAACAGCTGGTGTACAACCTCTGGTAAAAGCGTACTGCTGAAAATCTCTTCATTTGTTCGGCAATTGGTGATTTTTGCGCCGTTAAATGAAAGGATATAGCTGCCATAATCAGACAGATGTAGTTCTCTTGCAGTATCCCACATCGCAAACGTAGGTCTGCCTGAAGCAAGAACTACCTTAACCCCTTGTTCCTGTGCTTTAATCAATGCTGCCTTTGTCGCTTCTGAGACCGTATGGTCATCCTGAAGCAATGTGTCATCCATGTCTAGTACAATCATTTTATATTTCATTTGTATCTCCTTAAAAAAATTTATTCTACATCTTAAGAATACATGAATATCAGTTGAGATTATAGCGGAAAGGGAGATTTTTTTCTTATTAGAAAAAGGGAGAAATTACCTCGAAAAAGTATTTGAATTATCAGAAAATTGTTGCTATAATATAAAAAAGCAAAGGGGTTGATTCAAATGGAAAAGTATTTATTAAATGCACCACAACAGTCTGAAGGAAATGTAGTTGATTCTTTATTAGCTGAAATGGTCTTGGAGAAAGCCCTTTATAATTTCAAGAAACAGAGTCTAAAAAAGCAGATTGATGCAACATTAATCGCTGGTGATAAGCCTGAGTTTCTTCGTTTAACAGAAGAACTAAACAAGTTGATCTCCTAAATAGTTTTTAATAATAGTCGTTATATATCAAAGCATGGAGATGCAAATCTTCATGCTTTTTGTTGTTCGTTTGAAAAAAATGAAAAAGGACACCAAAAATGGTGTCCTTACGTTATTGAGGCAATAAACTGTGCTCCACATAGCACATTAGCGTTTATTGACTTATTCAATAGAGCTCATCGCAGAAATAAATATACCATATCTATTAATTTGTTGCAAGCTATTATTTTTTTATAGTCAAATTAGCTGCAATAAAGACGGAATATTTCTCCCAAAACCGCCCTTTTTTGCGTTATAATCTAGTTATACTATTGGGGTAAAGGGTGGGAATGATATATGACAACAATGTGTAAAGTGGCTGAGTACATAGAGGAAAATACAGAAGTCCTTGCTCATAGAATAGTAGAGGGAGTTCTCAGCAGTTTAGATTTAAGCATCCCTGATGACGAGAGAAATAACGCATTTCTCATGTATAAAGAGTTTTTAGGGTTTTTAGGCAAGTCACTTAATACAGGAGTGTCAGGAGTGCCAGCGGATTTAATTGCTTGGAGTAAGCACAATGCTGAACAGCAATTGAACGCAGGTGGAAGAATTTCAGAAATCGTTATCCGCTACCAGCCGACAAGGAAGATTTTTAATGAGCTGCTGACAGAGTTAAGCATTAAGTTTGGACTAGCTCTTAGTGAGAATGCTTTTTTAATAAAAATGGTTGACGATATACTCGACACTAGCTTAAGTGAAACAGTCTCCACTTATGAATGTTTATCAGAAAGTTACCGAAAGAAAGCCCAGCAGGAATTGGCGGAGCTGTCTGCCCCAGTTGTGCTTGTAAAAGAAGGTGTAGCTGTTCTGCCGCTTGTTGGCTTAATCGATGCCTACAGAGCTTCGTATATAATGGAAAAAGTTGTCCCCCATATAGCTGGGCTTCAGCTTGAATATCTTATTACAGATTACTCTGGCATTAAAAATATAGATTCGGAAATCGCTTCTTATCTGTACCAATTAGGCGAGGTGCTTCAGCTCCTTGGCATCAAGGTCATTGTAACCGGCTTGCGCCCGCAGCTTGCTCAAACAGTTGTGGAAACAAGATTAAATATGGCGGCAATCAAGGTTTATGCTAATCTTAAGCAGGCACTGGAGTCTTTGAAGTAACCGATTTAAAGTTATTTTTATATAAGTACAGCACCGCTTGGTAACACCAAGGGTGCTTTTTTGTTTTTTGCCGAGTTCAATCGTTTGACTATTTAAGTGCGAGAATATTAAGATGACATTACTTCAATAATTCACCCTGATAAAGGCATACTACAGGAGTGAAGCAGAAGTTCATTTAATCAAGAAACATTATGTAAATATAATTTAAAAGGAGTGTTAATTTTGAGCAATCAATCCGAAAAGCTTTTCCAACCATTGAACTTGGCAAATAAGCTGGAACTGAGAAATCGTTTAGTAATGGCGCCAATGACTAATTTCTCATCAAACGAGGACGGCACAGTTACCAAAGCTGAGGTTGACTATTATGCTAGACGTTCTAAAGGTGTCAGCATGGTTATTACTGCATGTACATATGTAACAGAAAACGGCAAAGGCTTCCCGGGAGAATTTGCTGCATATTCTGATGAATTCATTCCGTCTTTAAGAGAACTTGCATCTGCAATAAAAAAAGAAGGGGCGAAAGCAATTCTGCAAATCTTCCATGGCGGCAGATCTTGTCCTCCAAATCTAGTGCCTAATGGTGAGCTTGTAAGTGCCAGCGATGTTGCACAAGACAATAATCCAGCTCCTAGACCTTTAAAAGAAGAAGAGATTCTTGAGATTATCACAGCATTCGGTGAAACAACAAGACGTGCTGTGGAAGCAGGGTTTGATGGTGTTGAAATCCATGGCGCAAACGGATATTTGCTTCAGCAGTTTTATTCACCGCACACAAATAGACGCAACGACAAATGGGGCGGTACTCTAGAGAATAGAATGGCATTCCCGCTTGCTGTTGTTGATGCTGTGAAAAAAGAAGCAGAAAAAGCAACAGAGCCATTTATTGTTGGTTATCGTTTCTCTCCAGAAGAACCGGAAACTCCAGGTTTAACGATGGAGGAAACATTTGCCTTGATTGATGCACTTGCAGACAAAAACCTAGATTA
This DNA window, taken from Niallia sp. Man26, encodes the following:
- a CDS encoding dimethylarginine dimethylaminohydrolase family protein, producing the protein MKNDQLLIGSHSEYAPLKKVILTSPLYMTIKEPINAIQKQYMKENIDTELAVKQHQGFVEALKAEGIEVVLLPAEKQFPEQVFTRDIGFTLGDQMFVAKMGHDVRKGEEHVLLNWLNEQEISFTKLNSDKIEGGDVLIDGSTIYVGVSNRTNEQAINHLQSLLPNYEVIAVPFTDSFLHLDCVFNILSPHDALIYPGEIDKDKLELLKKRYSLIEVTKEEQATLGTNVLSIGHKKVISLPINKGVNSELRKRGFTVIEVDITEIIKSGGAFRCCTLPLYRETQTT
- a CDS encoding Cof-type HAD-IIB family hydrolase translates to MKYKMIVLDMDDTLLQDDHTVSEATKAALIKAQEQGVKVVLASGRPTFAMWDTARELHLSDYGSYILSFNGAKITNCRTNEEIFSSTLLPEVVHQLFELSKREKVWLHTYVGDTIVTEENNPFTEIEAQITGLPIKAVPNFVDYIKDPVVKVLMVKEEDILKNVEKVLQTELSEQLSVMRSKPFFLEFTEKGVTKGTSLSLLIDRLGITREEVIAMGDSYNDAAMIEFAGLGIAMGNAPDDIKLIADYVTDTNNNDGVAKAVEKFILNA
- a CDS encoding IDEAL domain-containing protein is translated as MEKYLLNAPQQSEGNVVDSLLAEMVLEKALYNFKKQSLKKQIDATLIAGDKPEFLRLTEELNKLIS
- a CDS encoding STAS domain-containing protein; protein product: MTTMCKVAEYIEENTEVLAHRIVEGVLSSLDLSIPDDERNNAFLMYKEFLGFLGKSLNTGVSGVPADLIAWSKHNAEQQLNAGGRISEIVIRYQPTRKIFNELLTELSIKFGLALSENAFLIKMVDDILDTSLSETVSTYECLSESYRKKAQQELAELSAPVVLVKEGVAVLPLVGLIDAYRASYIMEKVVPHIAGLQLEYLITDYSGIKNIDSEIASYLYQLGEVLQLLGIKVIVTGLRPQLAQTVVETRLNMAAIKVYANLKQALESLK
- a CDS encoding NADH-dependent flavin oxidoreductase, with the protein product MLSNQSEKLFQPLNLANKLELRNRLVMAPMTNFSSNEDGTVTKAEVDYYARRSKGVSMVITACTYVTENGKGFPGEFAAYSDEFIPSLRELASAIKKEGAKAILQIFHGGRSCPPNLVPNGELVSASDVAQDNNPAPRPLKEEEILEIITAFGETTRRAVEAGFDGVEIHGANGYLLQQFYSPHTNRRNDKWGGTLENRMAFPLAVVDAVKKEAEKATEPFIVGYRFSPEEPETPGLTMEETFALIDALADKNLDYLHASLQEFWSAPRRGADDSKSRIEWIIERVNGRVPVIGVGSVYTADDAKKAFETDIDLLAIGRELIIDPDFVQKIEEGRESEIVSVLDKSKQKELVVPDPLWNAIINSPGWFPGV